The following proteins are encoded in a genomic region of Paenibacillus sp. FSL H3-0469:
- a CDS encoding OFA family MFS transporter — MNVELNRWRILIASTIINICVGAIYAFSIFALPLTKVFSVSMPDIMIAFTINAAISPIPMILGGKLVDKGGAKKAVFIGGAMFGIGFILSGLATAPWMLYITYGVITGIGQGIVYSSTIGNSVKLFPDKRGLAAGIVTAGYGGGTIAIAPIANALITSGGVQSALITLGVAFLVIILGLGLLVKPAPAGYAPEGWTPPVTGAAKAGVNVPWNEMIKKPLFYVIACLFLIGALSGMMVTANASVIGQKMFGLTAAAAALYVSLYSLSNCLGRVFWGAVSDRIGRVKCLLMIYLVIAAMMLTIALSSSVAGFAVAIAGIGLCFGGTMGIFPSIVGEKFGMKYYGVNYGVTFIGYSGAAFFGPRIAGSVAAANDGNFTNAFYIALVISLVGFALTFVYKAMENKQKPEPEVVKAA, encoded by the coding sequence ATGAACGTAGAATTGAACCGCTGGAGGATACTCATTGCCTCAACTATTATTAACATCTGTGTAGGCGCGATTTATGCTTTTAGTATTTTTGCACTGCCATTAACGAAGGTTTTCAGCGTGAGCATGCCGGATATTATGATTGCTTTTACCATTAATGCAGCGATTTCCCCGATTCCGATGATCCTAGGCGGTAAGCTTGTGGATAAAGGGGGCGCTAAGAAGGCGGTCTTCATCGGCGGGGCGATGTTCGGGATTGGATTCATTCTCTCAGGGCTGGCTACTGCACCTTGGATGCTGTATATCACTTATGGTGTCATTACCGGGATTGGCCAGGGAATCGTGTATTCCTCGACCATTGGGAATAGCGTCAAGCTCTTTCCGGATAAAAGAGGGCTGGCAGCGGGGATCGTTACAGCCGGTTATGGCGGCGGCACCATCGCTATCGCTCCTATCGCTAATGCGCTGATCACCAGTGGTGGCGTACAGTCTGCCTTAATTACACTCGGTGTTGCTTTCCTGGTGATTATTCTAGGGCTTGGCTTGCTCGTCAAACCTGCCCCAGCCGGTTATGCTCCTGAAGGCTGGACCCCTCCGGTAACCGGAGCAGCCAAGGCGGGAGTGAATGTACCATGGAACGAGATGATCAAGAAGCCACTATTCTATGTAATTGCCTGCCTGTTCCTGATCGGTGCCCTGTCTGGTATGATGGTAACCGCGAATGCATCGGTAATCGGTCAAAAAATGTTCGGCTTAACCGCAGCCGCCGCAGCCCTGTACGTCAGCCTGTACTCGCTGAGCAACTGTCTCGGCCGCGTGTTCTGGGGTGCGGTATCCGATAGAATCGGCCGCGTGAAATGCCTGCTCATGATCTATCTGGTCATTGCAGCGATGATGCTCACCATTGCTTTATCCTCTTCTGTCGCCGGATTCGCTGTCGCCATTGCCGGAATCGGCCTGTGCTTCGGCGGAACAATGGGCATCTTCCCGTCCATTGTCGGTGAGAAATTCGGCATGAAATATTACGGCGTGAATTATGGTGTCACCTTCATCGGCTACTCGGGAGCCGCATTCTTCGGACCGAGAATTGCCGGCAGTGTAGCGGCAGCCAATGACGGCAACTTCACGAATGCTTTTTACATCGCGCTGGTCATCTCCCTGGTCGGCTTCGCCTTAACCTTCGTCTACAAAGCGATGGAGAACAAGCAGAAGCCCGAGCCGGAAGTGGTTAAGGCGGCTTAA
- a CDS encoding acyl CoA:acetate/3-ketoacid CoA transferase encodes MSKVISAAKAAELIKDGDTVAASGFGLSCWAEEMGIAIEERFMQTGQPKNLTVMHASAVGNRRDKGMSHLGHEGLIKRWIGGIAIASPGLAKLIEEDKCEAYNLPQGVITQLYREIAAKRPGVITKVGMETFVDPRVEGGKMSPSTKEDIVKVIELEGEEWLFYKTFPIQIALIRGTVADENGNLTLEKEGLHMEVLPIAQAVRNSGGIVIAQVETVAKNGTLNPKDVKVPGILVDYLVVSTPENHYQTENTQYNPAFSGHVKVPVDSIEVLPLDERKIISRRTAVELQPNTILNLGVGIPVNVANIAAEEGVDDQLILTTEAGSIGGVPAGLKDFGHAYNSEAIVDHDAQFDFYDGGGIDLSVLGLAQTDESGNVNVSKFGTRVAGCGGFINISQAAKKLVFAGAFTAGGLQIKVENGKLHIIQEGKAKKFISKVQQITFSGSYAAKVQQPVVYVTERAVFELLNGKMTLTEIAPGIDLQTEILDQMDFKPVISPDLKEMDAAMFQENWGMLKSIIADKNKDRVLQEV; translated from the coding sequence ATGAGCAAAGTAATTTCAGCCGCCAAAGCAGCGGAACTCATCAAGGACGGGGACACCGTAGCAGCGAGCGGATTCGGATTATCCTGCTGGGCAGAAGAGATGGGGATCGCCATTGAAGAGCGCTTCATGCAGACCGGACAACCGAAGAATCTGACGGTGATGCATGCCAGCGCCGTCGGCAACCGCCGGGATAAGGGCATGAGCCACTTGGGACATGAAGGCCTCATCAAACGCTGGATTGGCGGTATCGCCATCGCTTCCCCGGGACTAGCCAAGCTGATTGAAGAGGATAAATGCGAAGCCTATAACCTGCCTCAGGGTGTCATTACCCAGCTCTACCGCGAGATTGCGGCCAAGCGTCCGGGCGTGATCACCAAGGTGGGCATGGAGACCTTCGTTGACCCGCGCGTTGAGGGCGGTAAGATGTCACCGTCCACGAAGGAAGACATTGTGAAGGTGATTGAATTAGAAGGCGAAGAGTGGCTGTTCTACAAGACCTTCCCGATTCAGATCGCCCTGATCCGTGGAACCGTGGCAGACGAGAACGGTAACCTCACCCTTGAAAAAGAAGGCCTGCACATGGAGGTGCTGCCGATCGCCCAGGCCGTCCGCAACTCTGGCGGTATCGTGATCGCTCAGGTAGAGACCGTGGCCAAGAATGGAACCTTGAATCCCAAGGATGTGAAGGTTCCGGGCATTCTGGTAGATTACCTCGTCGTGTCCACCCCGGAGAATCATTACCAGACCGAGAATACGCAGTATAATCCGGCGTTCTCGGGCCATGTCAAAGTACCGGTAGATTCAATTGAGGTTCTGCCACTGGATGAACGCAAAATCATCTCCCGCCGCACAGCTGTAGAGCTTCAGCCGAATACCATTCTGAATCTGGGCGTGGGCATTCCGGTGAATGTGGCGAACATCGCTGCTGAAGAGGGCGTGGACGACCAGCTGATTCTGACGACAGAGGCAGGCTCGATCGGCGGGGTTCCCGCAGGGCTGAAGGACTTCGGCCATGCGTACAACTCCGAGGCGATTGTCGATCATGATGCCCAGTTCGATTTCTATGACGGCGGCGGCATTGACCTGTCGGTCCTTGGCCTGGCCCAGACGGATGAGTCGGGTAACGTGAATGTCAGCAAATTCGGTACACGGGTAGCAGGCTGCGGCGGATTCATCAATATCTCTCAGGCGGCGAAGAAGCTGGTGTTCGCGGGTGCTTTTACAGCGGGCGGGCTGCAGATCAAGGTAGAGAACGGCAAGCTGCACATCATTCAAGAGGGCAAAGCCAAGAAATTCATCTCAAAGGTACAGCAGATCACCTTCAGCGGATCTTATGCCGCCAAGGTACAGCAGCCGGTTGTGTATGTTACGGAACGCGCTGTCTTTGAACTGCTGAACGGGAAAATGACCTTAACCGAAATTGCACCAGGCATCGACCTGCAGACAGAGATTCTGGATCAGATGGACTTCAAGCCGGTTATTTCACCAGACCTGAAGGAAATGGACGCGGCTATGTTCCAAGAGAACTGGGGCATGCTGAAGTCAATTATCGCCGACAAGAACAAGGACCGGGTGCTGCAGGAAGTGTAA